ATCTGTGCTTGCAGACTCTGGGTGCTGCTTTGCGTGCGTGTGGTACTTCAAGTAGTGTTGCAATAGCTCACAGGAAGTATTGTGCAGCACCTTTGTTCACATGACACTAGGATATAGTTGTTTTTTTGTTACCCCTCCTCTTCTCATCCCTACTTGTCAGGTTTATTGCATGTATGTATTATACAGGAAACCTTTCATTTCTGGCCCTCACCTTTACCCCTCCAGTGCGACTGCTATGCGTTGAGTCACACATCGTTGGAAGGTTTTAATGAGAATTGTGCTTGTGTACTGAAGTTTTTTTGGGTGTTTTACAATGAGCTGTCCTTGCTTCAAGTATGTAGATGTTAGGTCATAATTTTGAAGTCTTAATAAAAGCCACATATGTTAAATGATATGTTGTTCGAGCGCCTGAAAGATCCTATCTATAGCCATGACACTGCAGTGACTACGACACACTGAAGGGCGATGCAGGCAATTTACTGCAACAGCGCACATGCTGCATTTGACAGCCAATCTAGGTAAGTGACAGTTATTATGCGGTTTTCAGCTTTACTGACTTATTTCAGTGGCTCCATAACCATGTACTCTAGCCAATGAACCAGTATTTGGGACCTCAGTACCATTGCACTGAACTAAGGGTGCACCATAAAGATTGAGATTAAGCAGCTTTGTTATTCTATGTAAGTAATCTAGATTAAAGTGCCCCTGACCACATTTGTGCATCACTAACAGACAAGCACAGTGCATAATAGATCTTGTAGTGATGATGGTGTCTGCAATACCTATATTACTCCGATGTGCACCACAAAATCAGCTGAATATTGAAGCTCAAGCTTGTGCACCCTTCTCGGAGGAGCCACTTTCCTGCCAGCAGTGACATGTTGCAGCCAGTTTTTTCCACATTGCACTAATTGTGTGTGGAAAAACTGCTGGCTGTTTGTGTGCAAATAGTAAGCAGAAGCACAAATTTGCTTCTATTTTTAAATAATTctgtggttttatgtgccaaagccataatctgattatgaggcacgccgtagtggggaattctgagttaattttgaccaccttaaCGTACACCCAGTGCATAGTACACGAGCGTGTATTGCATTTTGCACCCATAAAAATGCAGCTGCTGTGGCCAGGCATTGAACTCTCGACATCGTTCTTGTGCAGCACAACCCCATAGCCTCTAAATCACCACAGCATGTTGCTTCAATCTTCAGTCTTGCTAAATCCTTTTGAAAATTCTTGCAGTAGAGCCCTACTTGGATGATGTTTCATGGCTTTCTGTGTATAACAAATTTTTTATGTAGCCTGGTGAGGGACCCTTTAAAGGAGTGCCATGTCGTGATACATGACATTTCTgacaccattttctttttcttgcgttaATGTAAAGTCCAAGCCTTCTAAACCCTAGAAAAATTACTGGAAAGCATTAGAGTGCCTCAAATAATTTGCTATAATGCATATTTCTATGAACCAGTTTCAGTATCCAAGAGGTGGCTGTCATGACATCACAATACACTGACTAGATCCATTCTTGCCATCACTGAAGCTGCCACATATGAGTGTTGCCAGAAGAAATGCATGCTGCACTCTTATTTTTTGTGAGCAGTGTTGTACCCAGCCTTACTGCTTACATGACATCAGCAAACTTTGTTCTTTGTCAGCACATCACGATAGTGTTGATGATGCAAAGTCCAGCATCGAGACCAACTTTAGTATTAAAATATTTTGTTTCCCTACATTCATACTTGCCAAGTGTAATTTCTTACATGCTAGAAGCATGTGGCAGAGTTTCTACAGCTCTGAAAATATGTTTCGGTACTTCTTACTCTTTAAGGACAACATCAATACCtaaaggaaatgtttatttttcatcaaAATGTGCAAAATGCACCAAGAATACGCATATTCAAGGAAAATATTTTGCAGAAACTTTTTCGATAATGGGGAAGGCTACACCAGGCAGAACCCTAGAAGCAAGCTCCACCCCAAGCCATCATTATGGACTTTCACAGAAAGTTCTCGTCAGATGCGAAACATAGGTGTAAATTGCATTTGCTTTACATTATCTGTGTGATACCACTGCAGACAGGGATCTTGCATCGATGTCCCCTCCGACCGTGCTTTTAAAAAAGCGAGTCGCTTGCCAAACTTCCTCCTTGTCCTGTGTTGTCGTTCAGCCTGTCGTTCAGTGTTGGCTAAAAACATTTAGCCAGGAACTCCGTACCAAAACTCTGCAAGATAGAAATTTTTGTCTGGTCTGTTGCCTGTAGGCTTACTCACTAATCTATAAAGGGTTCAGAGGCATCAAGAAACATTCTCCTCCAAGCCTGAAGGAAGGAAAGCTTTTCAGCACTTTGCCTGTGTGGGTTATGCGTTTGAAGAGGTCACATTGTACTCCAATCCTACAACACTGCCTTAAGCACCACTAATTTAAAATATGTCGCACATGTCCGACACTTTACTGTTGCAAATCCGTACAGTGCCTATAAAGTTAAGCTTTCACTAATTCTAATATGCTATGCAAATTCAGTTTGCACAAATACTTAATGCCCCTTTGTAGGCACACTGTTCTAAGGAATTTAGTCTGGAAATGTGCAACTACAATTCATTAACATTGTAAATTCTGCTGTTAAGTTCATTTATGTTGGAAATGTACAGACAGTTGTATGCTAAGGCAAGttcatttgcatttattttattGTATGGCTCGTGTTCCAGGATATTTATCCCGAAGTTTGAGACTCCAGTGTAGCTAATTTCACATTCCGAGATGGAAACTTGGTGGAAAGACTCGCCCTGGAGTGACACATGTCATATCTAAGTAATTTCTTGTTTTAGCTAGGCAAAAGAGACAGCATAAGTTGCCCAGGCATAACATATCCCAGGAGCCTTTACTCAGAGGTGTGCGCTTTGTGTTAAAAATGTGTGTTGTCAGACTGTCAGGCCCACGATGTCTAGAGTGCGCCCATTGGTTGAGgctcgtgtgaatgcacctttgaGGGGCATATACCGCAGCCTTTTAAAGTTTTACTCGACTATAGATATGGCTTATTTTTGCAGGCGAGGGGTTGCAgtgcacccccctccccccttgtaAATTCTGATGGGATGGCCCACTACTTTTAAGCCCTGGTTCCAACTATAATTTCCCAAGCACAGTGTGTATGCCAGTAAAATTAGTGAAAGTGGAACTTTAGGAGCACAGTAAATGTACTCTGGCATCAGTAGCCCTGGAAGATTCCTGGAAGATTGCAGTGCTCGTTCTGTACTGGTGGTATATTTTGTTCTGTAGTAGTAGTTCAACAAATGCTTATTCTGACTGGTCACTTAGCCATTCTGATTTTAGCCACTACCATAGTGCACACTGTCTTGCACACATTGCTTTTTCAAGGTCCAGGTATTGATTATAATAAACTTCACTACATCCTAGACAGTGTTCGTTTTCTTGCATACTACTGCAGAGGCATCACTGCCTCGTACTATTTGTAGCCCACCGGATGTTTGAAACAATACGAAGACGAGTAGCCAGTGGCATACCAAAGTGCCACGGAAGTACGGCGCAGATGGGTTGAAAATGTGTAGGAATACAATACATACCTAGAAGTTCCATTTTCATGGAGCAATGAAATTAAAGTGCCATGGTAGCTGAAACTGCACACATGTAGGCAAGACGTGGCTTTGCGAGTTGAGACATTGATATGGGTGCACCATTCAGAGCTGATGGCAGCAGAGAAATGACTGTCTCATGATCCACCCACAGCTTGCAGCAAGGGTCGTGAAGGGAGTTGCTAAATGACAGATATGGGGAGTCCAAAGTAGAAACAGCCTTTGCTAGAAATTTGGTTGTGTCTGCCAGCTTCTCAAAAATCTGTTCATATTTTGCTAGGAAGAAACAAGACTTGAAAGTTTATGGACATGCCATCTGCAAGAGTTAGCAAATTATACAAAATTGGATTATGTCCTGTCCAGAATTCTGGGAAAAGCTTGCTCAGTGAGTTAAAGGGCTTTGTCTACAAGAATGTTATGATCATTGGTTAATTTCATTATGTGTACTAGTCACTTCACCAAATGCTCATttaagggatttttttttttttttttatggggtttaacgtgccaaaaccacaatctgattatgaggcatgccatagtgggggactccggaaatttggaccacctggggttctttaacgtgcacctaaatctaagtacacgggtgttttcgcatttcgcccccattgaaatgcggccgccgtggccgggattcgatcccgcgacctcgtgctcagcagcccaacaccactgCGCAACCACGGCGAGTATTTAAATGCATGTGCAAAATGTGTCCCAAGCAAATGCACGGTCTATAACTGCATTTGCTACGTCAATtgacaccaagaaaaaaaaaaaaaaactaaggaaACACCTTTATTGCAAATCCCACAAAGCCCACAGGGTACTGCAGCCAACGTCAAACATCAACTCAACGAGAGACTGATGCCTTGCCTCGATGAATGTCATATGTGCACTGTCTGCATTACAATCCTAATAAGCATAGGGAGCATAGGTGTCGGAGTAATGCAATTTTGTAGCATATGTCAAGCAATAGTCGGCACTGTAGCCTATTTGTGAAGCAGAGTCCGACTACTACTTCATGCACTGCCGAACCAGTACAGCCTGCACATCTGTGAGCCCTAGCTTTTCACGTTCAGCTTCAAAATTAGCTAGACTGCCACCACCACAGCAGTAGCCATTTAACCGGGCCGCAACATGACTCTCCTTGAAATTCTTCAGACCTGCCTTCTTCAGGCTTTCACAAAGAGCTGCATTACGTCGAAGCAGGTACTTCTGGTGGTAACTGGGGAGAACAAAGAGCATGTAAAATTCATTGAGCACTTGTCACTGTTATAGGTTCCACACTCattttaagcaagcatattaaTGCTAGCCTTTGAAGTTGTAACACCACATGCATCCAGCAATATTTGGAGCACAACAATGAAAAGTGTGCTGTGCACCAATACAGCAGTTAAAGCTGAGCAAGGTACTTTAAAAGCATGGATATGGAGCTTGTGACACATCTACCAATGTAAAGAACAGATCCAAAACCATACATACTCTTCAGCATCATAGAATGTTCCAGCAGCCAAGATCTTTGTAGCAACTTGCTTGCCTAACTTGTTCTGGTGTTGCTTCAAGCTCTCCTCAGCAGCAGCTTTTTGTTCCTTGTCATGGTAAAAAATAGCAGACATATACTGTCGCTTGTGGCAGGCAGTTGCATCATGAAATCCCCAAAACATGTTCAGAAGAGTCTTGTAATCTGTCTTGGTAGGGTCATATTCCAGCTGAACAGTCTCTGTATGGTCACCACTGAAGGAGCAAAAGACACGCAATTTTACATCATGAGAGGATCACAAATAGCTGCAAGGAAGAGAGGGCAACTAAAGTTTCGAGTCTTTATTCATTCCAGATATAGCACATTGCAAACAAAGGCAAAGTGCAACAACTTATTAGTCCGACATCTTAGTGCTCTCTTCTATTAAAGACGGTAGATGATATTGAAACTATTAGATTACAAAACGGTACAAATATAAAGTACGTGAGATTTCTAGAATTCTTAGTATTCCTTGAAAACCCTTAAAATGTTCAACAATGACCATTCCACCATAAGATGTGGACCTCCAATTTCATGTCTtagtaagaaaaaaaaggaaaccacaCCCAGTGGTTATTGTAGCAGTGGTAAGAAAATACCTTAGGTAGAGCTGGCTTGGTACAAGCTATCGGAACAAACATTGCCAAGAACCATGCTTCCACTGGAATATCTTGAGTTTTGTGGCTAACGGAGGAATGAGCAGTACAGCCTTAATAGTGACAAACAGGCAGTTTGATATTGTCAACCACATTACGTATGCATATACATGCAAGTTCAAGTTTTTTTTCTTAGTCTCCTCCTCCccccttttttgtttctttcaagTATTGCCAAAAAATTGAGTTGTTTCAAGTAAACACAAATGCATACCTTCTATATTTCAACAGTGGATATGGTTTATGCAGCTAGTGAGAATTTTTTACTCGGTAACACATAGTATCATGCACAGTCAGTAGAGGGGGGAGCCCATATTCATTCCCAGTTGAGCAGTGTAATTACAGAATTGTtgaaatttaaaagaaaaaaaaaaaaacatcactttCACAAAAAATAGGGCAGTTTAGAGAGAACATTATGCATGTAGTCCTACTGAAACTCTGCCTACACATTGCCAAAAAGAAACATCATGCATCATGTAATAGAATTTTATTTTACAATTGTCCGAACACACTTGCTTAGCTATCCGTGCAAGTACCCCATGGCATTGTTATCAACTTCACCCATGGCTAAAGTAGTATGCACAGGTGACAGCTCAGTAacagatatatttttttctgctctTACACCTTTGTCTCAGTAGCCATTAAGTGCTGTTGTCACTTGTCTTGCTGAGGCCTATTCACATTGAAACATAGTTGCAGCTACATCAAGATGTGAAATATTTGTTGAGTTGCTCCTAGGGGTAAGTAACCCATTCTATTCCACAAGTTCAACAGCAAGTCCAATGACAATGTGACAAGCATTATGCCGATGAAGCTATTTGCTAAAGGAAATTTAGCAAGAATGTTTTCCAGCTGTGAAATATCAAGTATACTGTGAGAAATGGTGTATTCACCAAGCACCGATTTTGTAATGGAAATCAAAATATTTCACCGTGTCCACAGTATTTTgtctgagttctttcttactctGGGCCCGCTTAAAGCACGACTTAAAGGAACACTTTTTTATACTTTGTTAATTCACTTCCTAAATTTGCATATAGATTCCCTACAGATTTTACAGATTCTATGCTCATTTATCTGTTTGTTTCTCTAAAAGAACAAGCTGGAAAGAAGTACACTTGTACTTTTCATGCTCCCAATGGCATTTGCATAGAAGCCAATTGTAAAGAAGGTGCTGGTGAGATTACAGTAGCTGCCACTGGAGTCACAAAGTGTATTTGGTTAGGCTTAGCTAGCTACCATTTCCAAAACTGGCAATGGTAAGTCTCTCATGATTgtgtgtacagcctcccgcatttttagctatatcgtgcAAGAACACTACAATAAGGTCGTACgacgtcctgaagggaacatcgcattagacgacttgCACAGGAAAGTGCTTAGTGTACTTGAGAGTACTCCTGCTGGTCTCGCTGATTAACGCCGCTTAAAGgagctaaaatgacgcgtgatggtcgctcgcacgatatagctaaaaatgtgaGAGGCTGTACATCCAATTTTTTGTGGCAACGTACATgcgtggcgtttttttttttttttctttttccggcatttaaagaaagcccacgaaatatgaaataaaaccacATGACTGCACTCATGCATTATCGTATTGCAGTGCACTCAACCATGCTTCAGGCAAAAGAACCGTGCGAGTGGATCATGGCGAAGTGAGCGGCCGCGGCTCTAGGCATCGGCTTCACAGTGCATCAGAATTTTTGAAGGTGGCACACGGGAAAGGaagtgccgtcgtccctgataaGCGATAGGCTACCTGTGCGCACAGCCCTTCGACTCcagcaaaaacttggaggacgcttaagctttgcctttaagagtggaacgcgatagcatacaaagatccctgactgctgctcacgcttcctggcaactgcagctgaTGTAACTGTActgtttactgggaaacgctggcggcgaacgctaggcatgaaggcgagctttctggtagaaacgcggcctcttgcgtgggctgatcttctgttattgtttcatactttcaatatttcagtctgagaagatttaatatAAAAGACATGCACTGTcaatgttttgtttcatgacgtttgtgggctgtcattctcaaaattccaaggaataactttgtaagaACGTAAGACAAgttatgagcaactttagtgacagaagaactttagtgccctatagaatatatacggcaattttcgctcacgggatgCCGACACCAACtttctgtgacatggggcccttaacgctattgcgttaaaatggTGCATTAGCGAGCTACACGTAGTCTACAACATACACCCAAAATTAAAATTCACTTTAGCATCCCTTTAACTGTACCACCATACATGCTTTGTAAAAGACCATGTCCAAGATCTAGCAAATTTGAATCACTTCACGCTTTTAAAAGATCAAAAGCAAAAAGCGTAGCCGAAGCATTTGGCACTACTATTTAAAAAAACAAGATAAGCCTACATGCACTGGACCTTGCATGGTGCATGTCAAATTGAGCTATTAACTAGCGAAACCATTTTTGCATTCTACTGCTCAAGTGATGAAGAGCAGTCTGCTGTCACGTATGTTTTATTCATAATACATGTAATGccactaaagaaaaaaattcaccgacaattacgatactccgtaatgcgaaatttgagcgcagctgtatacgtgttttcatttcgcgatatattgactggcgcagacaatatgtctcgtgcggcacgttgaaaACTGAGCGAACTGTGGCGCAACTACCTTGCTAATCGGGAAATCgcaagaggcagcgcgtgggtgacgtgtgggcgcgattcacagcagccgcgaacagacctctgctcatgcagcactttggtTTCAGAcaacgcacgctactctggcgccatctcgtagccatcgtcaccgcaaagcccgtcttgtgtggcactacgattttcttctcacactttcgttataccctcctcctccgcctcacgttcgctttcatccttcactgtgttcgttcgctcggttacataGGACAACGCCAACGCTTGCCAcaggaacggacgcctaagagctgcgttctAAATAACTTTTAATGTGACACCCTTTCCCAGTGGTGGAACAGCTGCGCCAAATTACGCCAAGAGATCCTCTGCGCCATCCTGCCTCAAAACGGCGTTTTACTGGAAAATTGCAGTCTCACTTGCGCTAAATAAGAACGAAAGTGTCATTCTCTTCATggattttttgtcttttttttaataatagaaCTGCAACCAGAATGTAAAGagcactatcatcatcatcctggaGATCAGCAAAAACGGCCGTAGCCACAGATATTGCCAGTGCTGTCAGTCCTCTGTTAGCTGCTTTCGCTCCTTAGAAGCATTTCTGTCCAATGGAGGTTCTTTTGCACTTCTGCTGTGTGGTCTTGTTTGTGCTGCAGTTCTGTATTTCTCGTACGAGTGTGGCCTGGAGCTCACTCAAGAAAGCTgtcggattaaaaaaaaaaaaagcctcggaTAATATCCGATTGCACAATTATTTACCATGGTTGTTGACGCTTCCACCATGCCAATTTAGAATTATCGTGGAATATACGTATTCAATTGCTGCTGGCACATAATTTGCTATTAGTGGGTATGTAACTTGCAACCCTCCAAGATTGGAAGAGCAGACTCTGTGGTTGTAAGTTAAACAGCTTTCACATGATCCAATGCACAATTATGCAAGAGATATTTTGCACATTATGAGTAAAGAAGCGTCAAGACATCTTCATTGTAACTTCGGTTTAGACGCACATTCAGGCTCTGCAGGGTGTAGTCTTCCTTTCAAGCCCTTGTTCCACAATCTTTTTACACGCTTGAGGTGCAGGAAACATACAAACGCCTGTTGCAAGTCAAAATGGTAGAAGTGGCTTTATACCACGATATACACCAAGGCAAAGCCTTTCTATTAAAAATGATGAAACAAGTTTTGTAAATTTTATGCTGCAATGATGCACATGAAGTCAGCACCATTATATTTATAATTCAAATAATATTGGGACCATACGGTGTATAGATGTACTATCGTccaaaaaagtttacagaccaaggGATCTGAAAAAAACTGAACATCTCTGCAGCCTGAAagcgcagcctggtattcccatttccagcctctactggtatgtGCAAACAACATTCTGATGTATGGTTTTACTGgatacttttaaaggctgctcggatatttagcgttttctgagatcccatggtccgtaaacttttttggtcgatagtacattcaATACTGTGCCAAAAATGCTTATCGCTGCACCAAATCAGTATTTTTGCAGGCGCCATGGTATACGCCAAAAGGTGAAATGGCTGTTCCACCACTTTTTATACAGATCACAAATGTGTCTTTGCAATACCATCTTTGCAAGGCCATCTGTCAAAAAAAGACCTTCAGTTTTGGATAATAAAATCAATTTCCCCAAATGCTCAGCTACAAGCCATGTTTTCTAACCATGGCACTGCACCATGGTAGTTCCGTTGACATGACTAAATAATAGGAATGCATTATGCAGCTCGAAGCATGTGTGATGAGGCAATGAGACATGATTTAGCACGTAATTCGCAGAGGAACAGACCTTGGCACTGCAAGCGTTGGAATGCTATGCACGACAGTGAGAAGGCAGATGCAATATGAGGTATGCCACATGCTTTGCTGAGAAGTAAACCATGACAGTGAAAGCTTTAGAACAATATAGTGAAAAGGCAGATTTCTTTGTATACAGTACAATTCCttgtgcgatgaataaaaaaCTGCGCACACTTGTCAGAGGAAATATCAGTAAATGAGCACTCCCTGCACATCATAATATGGTCTCAACACTGTAAATGATGCAAATGTGGTGTACGTAAATGCATTTATCAGAGGGAACAGATTCCTTTCGGCTCTCACCATTACATCTCGTTCACTTTAAAGACACAAGGTTCTTATAGATATAGCATCAAGACATTGTAAATAACACAACTGGGATGTGTGTAAAAGCATTTATCAGAGGAAATGTAGGTTCCCTTCAGCTATCGCCATTATATCTGGTGTACTCTAAAAACAAGTCTCattgatctttcttttttttttttttttctaaatgaacCTTTCTTTGCCTACCCCTCTAGTCTCACATCAGATGGTTGGTAGGTATCACGTCATGATAGAACACAACAAACTGACTCACATAGCACAGAAGTGACCCACAAAATAATGCCAGTGAGCACACCAATGTTCTGCGTAACAGAACAATAAATCACAACATACAACTTGTGCATAATGTTGGCTCAGGTATATTGATGAAGCACACGAACCTCTTAATAGAACAGTGCATGATATTCAACCGCTTTGATGTTGAAAATTTTTTTTATAGTTTAGCTCCCCATTCTTGGGCCTTTgggtatgtgcccattcttggccaatcctccagaatgggtatgCACCACTGTTACCCaaggttaaagaaaaaattaaattatggggttttacg
The DNA window shown above is from Dermacentor silvarum isolate Dsil-2018 chromosome 1, BIME_Dsil_1.4, whole genome shotgun sequence and carries:
- the LOC119435727 gene encoding LOW QUALITY PROTEIN: peptide methionine sulfoxide reductase-like (The sequence of the model RefSeq protein was modified relative to this genomic sequence to represent the inferred CDS: substituted 1 base at 1 genomic stop codon), whose protein sequence is MSHMCIGEFSYTVYFRMPLLDGKSCALIFDAMMPFYEPNVPVKKATLALSXFWFPEAQYGCAPGVVRTRVGYTGGTTKDPTYRSLGDHTETVQLEYDPTKTDYKTLLNMFWGFHDATACHKRQYMSAIFYHDKEQKAAAEESLKQHQNKLGKQVATKILAAGTFYDAEDYHQKYLLRRNAALCESLKKAGLKNFKESHVAARLNGYCCGGGSLANFEAEREKLGLTDVQAVLVRQCMK